Proteins encoded within one genomic window of Saccharomyces mikatae IFO 1815 strain IFO1815 genome assembly, chromosome: 15:
- the YRM1 gene encoding Yrm1p (similar to Saccharomyces cerevisiae YRM1 (YOR172W); ancestral locus Anc_6.61) has translation MSKRGSLQGSVSPSEDSGKKTQKRRKPIRSCAFCRKRKLRCDRQKPICSTCKTKGRSDCIYTEEFAHRVESGELFGSTPNVELLKRIEDLEKRVGDKQKGKQYTTMNTKPLRNPYARFYYLECKNSGRRIMYGPTSLRTYLSNDDNRFVNTYNQLWSKVKIERNRWKAKHKWTMKPESRLLEGPLLNSADSNILQQICKVLPTYEQSSKIISDFFEAKLETNEVSEVLDRTKVINDFTSSFLPGGELLPNGERRIGKLLPSTKKNYYKIGVILMIFCIHHFYEDIPEVIEKFLVMLTGLSTAKVFFIERAQFLLLKYYHRELFWPCGDDLHMISLVDLLCSTAIMLGLHLNIREIFKNQENIVGSMESLENLWVWIILSDFNVSLNIGRCLAISPSYFQDDEGENNEILSSNTDSSSSTIYFNHPNTCTGKLKRFLRLARPMLDQIYDKNAFPDLEENCKILTKFVEAEFHPISYYTNDKLICRVSLREIKVLTQVLNLLLTFYSLRYLIHMEKGVVLENKILQTILVSFSLVINTTTLCFKLDKKHFPDFFAPDCSHLSPFMALSLVYTNFLFPRASTGFCAFLYHKLTLFEKGYYLSSDIKDREVTDWDLSTLNTPLDKTINLLTAFKIHSDIFAKWSHANNTELRSMMGRSYTFVINIALESIYRAVLEKVIKYRTMVENAWLQQVQDELNGPTRYSPSDNLNNPIDPSLNDLDVTNGRVSTGNSSVLRPTEVRSSSVTSETGAVEAELAQTISNEFWTAYNLGWEELMSQPGYEFLFETQ, from the coding sequence ATGAGCAAGAGGGGCAGTTTACAGGGTAGCGTCTCTCCATCGGAGGATTCTGGCAAGAAAACACAGAAGAGACGAAAACCAATTAGATCATGCGCATTTTGCAGGAAAAGGAAACTACGTTGTGACCGGCAGAAACCAATATGCTCGACTTGTAAAACAAAAGGTCGCTCTGATTGCATATATACAGAGGAATTTGCCCATAGAGTTGAGTCAGGGGAACTGTTTGGTAGTACTCCTAATGTTGAACTGTTGAAAAGGATCGAGGACTTGGAGAAAAGGGTAGGAGACAAGCAAAAGGGGAAACAGTATACAACGATGAACACTAAACCACTTAGAAACCCGTATGCTAGATTCTACTATTTAGAATGCAAAAACTCGGGAAGGAGAATAATGTACGGTCCTACATCTTTGAGAACGTATCTCtcaaatgatgataatCGCTTTGTAAATACATACAATCAACTTTGGTCTAAAGTAAAAATCGAGAGAAACAGATGGAAAGCTAAACATAAGTGGACAATGAAACCTGAATCTCGACTCTTAGAAGGACCGTTGTTAAACAGTGCTGACTCTAATATCTTGCAACAGATTTGTAAAGTTTTGCCGACTTATGAACAATCGTCAAAGATTATATCGGACTTCTTCGAGGCAAAACTGGAAACTAATGAAGTTAGTGAAGTACTAGATAGAACTAAAGTTATCAATGATTTCACATCCTCGTTTCTTCCCGGCGGCGAACTATTACCCAATGGTGAAAGGCGGATTGGGAAATTATTGCCatcaacaaagaagaactaTTACAAAATTGGAGTCAttttaatgatattttGTATACACCATTTCTATGAAGATATACCGGAAGTGATAGagaaatttcttgttaTGCTGACAGGGCTGTCAACTGCTAAGgtctttttcattgaacGTGCTCAATTTCTCCTGTTAAAATACTATCATCGAGAGCTATTTTGGCCCTGTGGAGATGACTTGCACATGATCAGTTTGGTTGATCTATTATGTAGCACAGCAATTATGCTAGGTCTGCACTTGAATATAAgagaaatattcaaaaatcaAGAGAATATTGTAGGAAGTATGGAAAGTTTAGAGAATTTATGGGTTTGGATTATATTATCAGATTTTAATGTCTCTTTGAATATCGGAAGATGTTTGGCTATCAGTCCCTCCTATTTTCAAGATGATGAAGGCGAAAATAATGAGATTCTGAGTTCAAATACAGACAGCTCTTCATCGACCATTTACTTCAACCACCCAAATACCTGCACTGGTAAGTTAAAGAGGTTTTTAAGATTAGCTCGGCCAATGCTCGATCAGATTTATGACAAAAACGCTTTTCCAGATTTAGAGGAAAATTGCAAGATTTTAACAAAATTTGTGGAGGCTGAATTTCATCCAATATCATATTATACCAACGATAAACTAATATGCAGAGTCTCTTTGCGTGAGATTAAAGTACTTACACAGGTTCTGAATTTGTTGTTAACGTTTTATTCTTTGAGATATCTGATTCACATGGAAAAAGGTGTGGTTTTAGAGAACAAAATCTTGCAGACTATTTTAGTCTCATTTTCACTTGTAATCAATACGACAACGCTATGTTTCAAACTAGATAAAAAGCATTTTCCTGATTTTTTTGCCCCGGATTGTTCTCATCTGTCACCTTTTATGGCTTTATCCTTAGTGTATACAAATTTCCTGTTTCCAAGAGCCTCTACCGGCTTCTGTGCGTTTCTCTATCATAAGTTAAcgctttttgaaaagggcTACTATTTATCATCCGACATTAAAGATCGAGAAGTTACAGATTGGGATTTGTCAACTCTAAATACTCCGTTGGATAAAACTATCAATCTACTTACTGctttcaaaattcattCAGACATATTTGCCAAGTGGTCCCATGCTAACAACACGGAGTTAAGAAGTATGATGGGCCGTTCTTATACATTTGTTATCAACATAGCCTTGGAGAGTATATATAGAGCAGTTTTGGAGAAAGTGATTAAATACAGAACCATGGTCGAAAACGCATGGTTACAGCAAGTCCAGGACGAATTAAATGGACCCACCCGATATTCACCTAGTGACAACCTAAACAATCCCATTGATCCTAGTTTAAATGATCTGGACGTCACAAACGGCAGGGTGTCGACGGGGAACTCTTCGGTATTACGCCCGACGGAAGTACGAAGTAGTAGCGTAACCAGTGAAACTGGGGCGGTTGAGGCTGAATTGGCACAAACTATTTCTAATGAATTTTGGACGGCGTACAACCTTGGTTGGGAGGAACTAATGAGTCAGCCAGGTTATGagtttttatttgaaaCCCAATAG